The Sulfurovum riftiae genome segment TGCCGGCTGAGTTCATCAAACTCGCCATTCGCTCTTTTTACATAGATACCTGTCAATGCAAATGCAATGATAATGATCGCGATACCTATAGGGATACCAATGGTCATCACGCCATCACCCATTTTCGTTCCCAAAATGGAAGGGTCGAATGCGATCGTCAGGATAAATGCATAATAGACCACCAACATGATAATGGAGAGCGTCCATGCGAACTTGCTTCGCTCTTTTACCAGTTTTTGATACTTCGGATTGTTCCGAACGTGTTCGATCTGTTCTTTTGTCATACGTTTTCCTTTTTAAAAGTTGTAGTTGGCGATCAGTCTGTACTCATCCCAGTCCAGACCGGATTTGAAATCTCTCGGGTAGTTCGCTCTCGCTCTCAGGCTTAAACCCTTGACTGCTGCTACTTTATATTGAATATCCCAACCGGATTCAGAGGCAGTCCAGGCAGTTCCGTTGTCATACTGGTTCTCGGCACCGACATCGAAATTTGTATAGTATACAGAGGCTTTTACCCCATACTCCTTGAAGTTGTATGTTGCAGCCACTTTCCATGTATCGGTGTTTGCAAAGAACTGGTGTCTGGTTACCATTCCCTGTGTAAATGCCGGCATTCCGCCCCAGGGCGTGATGATCCCGCCGTTGATCGCACCACTGCTGTCACCGGTAACGGAGTATGCACCATAGGCGGTCAGGTCGGCATACTTCACACCGATCTTGGCTGCAAAATAGTTACTGTCCACATTTCCTGCCAGTGTATCTCCGATATCACTCTCATTTATGTACTGGGCTGCAGCGAAGAGTTTTGTCTCTTCATTCATCTGGTATCCGTAATCTGCCTGAAGATAGACCGCATTCAGAATATCCCATGCAATATAATCCCAGGCCTGGAGCTTCAGTCCTTCGACCCCGCTATATATGGCTGCCAATGCAGTGACACCGGAAGTTTCATTGTCTTTTCCGTCAATGCCGGCTTTGCCAAGTGCCACGGTACCCATGTTTACGAAATCACCGCTCAGCGCTTCATTCATCCCCAGACCGTAACCGGAAGTAAGACCGAGTGCTCCCCCTCCGTAGATATTACCGAAGGTACCGACCGTTTCCCTGAATACATGTGCACCTATGAGCGTCGTATTCTCGATATCCGTATTGCTTACGACGACCGCCTCAAAAAGGTTCGGAAGCATACGGGCGTCGTCTGCACCTGCCAGCGGCGTATCGAGCCGCATACGGCCGCCTTTGAAATTCGTATTTTCATATTTATAGTTTAGATAAGCCTGGCCGATGAAAGCATAGTTATC includes the following:
- a CDS encoding DUF485 domain-containing protein; the protein is MTKEQIEHVRNNPKYQKLVKERSKFAWTLSIIMLVVYYAFILTIAFDPSILGTKMGDGVMTIGIPIGIAIIIIAFALTGIYVKRANGEFDELSRQVKEELKDIA
- a CDS encoding OprD family outer membrane porin, with translation MKLVQLSLVAILATGMAYAHDEATTDGKVTHGSVAEVINDGDNSNGEIFGQARSFYIDRTYSGTVNNNRNSWAVGGYAGYMTPVMSGLSAAVAVYGTYGFDIHDQDADVIGSASYDPSLYGRDFDNYAFIGQAYLNYKYENTNFKGGRMRLDTPLAGADDARMLPNLFEAVVVSNTDIENTTLIGAHVFRETVGTFGNIYGGGALGLTSGYGLGMNEALSGDFVNMGTVALGKAGIDGKDNETSGVTALAAIYSGVEGLKLQAWDYIAWDILNAVYLQADYGYQMNEETKLFAAAQYINESDIGDTLAGNVDSNYFAAKIGVKYADLTAYGAYSVTGDSSGAINGGIITPWGGMPAFTQGMVTRHQFFANTDTWKVAATYNFKEYGVKASVYYTNFDVGAENQYDNGTAWTASESGWDIQYKVAAVKGLSLRARANYPRDFKSGLDWDEYRLIANYNF